One genomic window of Bacillus mycoides includes the following:
- the miaB gene encoding tRNA (N6-isopentenyl adenosine(37)-C2)-methylthiotransferase MiaB gives MNEQQRLASRQANSSTKKEEKDYSKYFESVYQPPSLKLAKKRGKEEVKIERDFGLPEEFRNFGAGRKFYIRTYGCQMNEHDTEVMAGIFTTLGYEPTFSTEEADVILLNTCAIRENAENKVFGELGHLKSLKRRNPDLLIGVCGCMSQEESVVNKIMQKNQHVDMVFGTHNIHRLPYILKDAMFSKETVVEVWSKEGDVIENLPKVRRGDIKAWVNIMYGCDKFCTYCIVPYTRGKERSRRPEDIIKEIRHLAANGYREITLLGQNVNAYGKDFEDIQYGLGDLMDELRKIDIARIRFTTSHPRDFDDHLIDVLGKGGNLVEHIHLPVQSGSTDMLKIMARKYSREHYLELVRKIKETIPNAVLTTDIIVGFPNETDEQFEETMSLYREVGFDTAFTFIYSPREGTPAAKMQDNVPMEVKKERLQRLNTLVNEYAVNKNKRYIGQIVEVLVDGESKNNPEVLAGYTRTNKLVNFVASKSLIGQLVKVKVTEAKTWSLNGELVKEPIEVK, from the coding sequence ATGAACGAGCAACAACGATTAGCAAGTCGACAAGCAAATTCCTCTACGAAAAAAGAAGAGAAAGATTATAGTAAATACTTTGAAAGTGTATACCAACCACCTTCCTTGAAATTGGCGAAAAAGCGTGGGAAAGAAGAAGTTAAAATTGAACGAGATTTTGGCTTACCTGAAGAGTTCCGCAATTTTGGCGCAGGAAGAAAGTTTTACATTCGTACATATGGCTGTCAAATGAATGAACATGATACAGAAGTAATGGCTGGGATTTTTACAACACTTGGATATGAGCCAACTTTTTCAACTGAAGAGGCAGATGTGATTTTATTAAATACTTGTGCAATTCGTGAAAATGCTGAAAATAAAGTGTTCGGTGAACTTGGTCATTTAAAATCATTAAAGCGAAGAAACCCGGATCTTTTAATTGGTGTATGTGGTTGTATGTCTCAAGAAGAATCTGTTGTAAATAAAATTATGCAAAAAAATCAGCATGTAGATATGGTGTTTGGTACACATAATATTCATAGATTACCGTATATCTTAAAGGACGCAATGTTCTCAAAAGAGACGGTAGTTGAAGTTTGGTCAAAAGAAGGGGATGTAATTGAAAACCTTCCGAAAGTACGTCGTGGTGATATTAAAGCTTGGGTAAATATTATGTATGGCTGTGATAAGTTCTGTACATATTGTATTGTACCGTATACACGCGGAAAAGAGCGTAGCAGACGTCCAGAAGATATTATTAAAGAAATTCGCCATTTAGCTGCGAACGGTTATAGAGAAATTACGTTACTTGGACAAAACGTAAACGCATACGGTAAAGACTTTGAAGATATACAATATGGTCTTGGCGATTTAATGGATGAACTTCGTAAAATCGATATCGCACGTATTCGTTTTACAACAAGTCATCCACGTGATTTTGATGATCATTTAATTGATGTTCTTGGAAAAGGTGGTAACCTAGTAGAACATATCCACTTACCAGTTCAATCTGGTAGTACAGATATGCTTAAAATTATGGCGCGTAAATATTCGCGAGAACACTATTTAGAGCTTGTACGAAAAATTAAAGAAACCATTCCGAATGCAGTACTAACGACTGATATTATCGTTGGTTTCCCAAATGAAACGGATGAGCAGTTTGAAGAGACGATGTCGTTATATCGTGAAGTAGGATTTGATACGGCATTTACATTTATTTATTCCCCGCGTGAAGGTACACCAGCTGCAAAAATGCAGGATAATGTGCCGATGGAAGTGAAGAAAGAGCGATTACAACGCTTAAATACACTAGTGAATGAATATGCAGTTAATAAGAATAAGCGCTATATAGGACAAATTGTAGAAGTATTAGTTGATGGAGAAAGTAAGAATAACCCTGAAGTACTTGCAGGATACACACGTACGAATAAACTTGTAAACTTTGTTGCTTCAAAATCTTTAATTGGTCAGCTTGTGAAAGTAAAAGTAACGGAAGCAAAAACTTGGTCTCTTAACGGGGAATTGGTTAAGGAACCGATTGAGGTGAAATAA
- the cotE gene encoding outer spore coat protein CotE, producing MSEFREIITKAVVGKGRKYTKSTHTCESNNEPTSILGCWVINHSYEARKNGKHVEIEGFYDVNTWYSFDGNTKTEVVTERVNYNDEVSIGYRDKNFSGDDLEIIARVIQPPNCLEALVSPNGNKIVVTVEREFVTEVVGETKICVSVNPEGCVESDEDFQVDDDEFEELDPNFIVDAEEE from the coding sequence ATGTCCGAATTTAGAGAGATTATTACAAAAGCAGTGGTTGGAAAAGGACGTAAGTATACAAAGTCAACGCATACATGTGAATCGAATAATGAGCCAACAAGTATTTTAGGGTGCTGGGTAATTAACCATTCGTACGAAGCGAGAAAGAATGGGAAACATGTGGAAATTGAAGGTTTCTATGATGTAAACACTTGGTATTCATTTGATGGAAACACAAAGACTGAAGTTGTAACAGAACGTGTTAACTACAATGATGAAGTAAGCATTGGTTATCGTGACAAAAACTTTTCTGGTGACGATTTAGAAATTATCGCTCGTGTAATTCAGCCGCCAAATTGTTTAGAAGCTCTTGTATCGCCAAATGGTAATAAAATTGTTGTGACGGTAGAACGTGAATTTGTAACAGAAGTAGTTGGGGAAACGAAAATTTGTGTAAGTGTAAATCCTGAAGGTTGCGTAGAATCAGACGAGGATTTCCAAGTCGATGATGATGAGTTTGAAGAATTAGATCCGAACTTTATCGTTGACGCAGAAGAAGAGTAA
- a CDS encoding RicAFT regulatory complex protein RicA family protein translates to MKVYTKDEIVEQAKELAKMISETEEVDFFKRAEAQIHKNENVKRAIEEIKALQKQAVNLQHYGKWEALKKVEAEIDALQDKLDNIPVVQEFKSSQTYVNDLLQLVASTISNNVTDEILVSTGGDVLKGETGAAVESKKGNCGC, encoded by the coding sequence ATGAAAGTATATACGAAAGATGAAATTGTTGAGCAAGCGAAAGAATTAGCAAAAATGATCTCTGAAACAGAAGAAGTCGATTTCTTTAAGCGAGCAGAAGCACAAATTCATAAAAATGAAAATGTAAAGCGAGCAATTGAAGAAATAAAAGCTTTGCAAAAACAAGCAGTAAACTTGCAACATTATGGGAAATGGGAAGCTTTGAAAAAAGTAGAAGCTGAAATTGATGCGCTTCAAGATAAGTTGGATAATATCCCAGTTGTACAGGAGTTTAAATCTTCACAAACATATGTAAATGACTTACTACAGTTAGTTGCTAGTACCATTTCTAACAATGTAACAGATGAAATATTAGTTTCAACTGGTGGCGATGTATTGAAGGGTGAAACTGGTGCAGCGGTAGAAAGTAAAAAAGGAAATTGTGGTTGTTAA